The following are encoded in a window of Roseivirga misakiensis genomic DNA:
- a CDS encoding toxin-antitoxin system YwqK family antitoxin, with protein MITARAFYWTFSIALFLMLFYGLMDGTSSKSDSDQSYLDIPEITVDKTALTYDHKVSRWLIEGSPFSGYAVLYHPDGSLKEKVGILKGKKENASIQWYPDQHFKNITYYQNGKLHGEKKIWTRDAEHILIAHYQFEKGKAHGEQKKWYPTGELFKILNMNMGKEDGLQRAFRKNGDLFANYEAKEGRIFGLKKAALCYGLEDENITTQSN; from the coding sequence ATGATAACCGCAAGGGCTTTCTACTGGACATTTTCGATAGCACTTTTTTTAATGCTCTTCTATGGATTAATGGATGGTACATCTTCCAAAAGTGATAGTGATCAATCTTACTTAGACATTCCTGAAATAACCGTTGATAAGACGGCTCTCACATATGATCATAAGGTATCACGCTGGCTTATAGAGGGCTCACCGTTCTCAGGATATGCTGTTCTATATCACCCAGATGGAAGTTTAAAGGAAAAGGTGGGCATTCTAAAGGGAAAGAAGGAAAACGCATCCATTCAATGGTACCCTGACCAACATTTCAAGAATATCACATATTATCAGAATGGAAAACTACACGGTGAAAAAAAAATCTGGACGAGAGACGCGGAACATATACTTATAGCACATTATCAGTTCGAAAAAGGTAAGGCACATGGTGAACAAAAGAAGTGGTACCCGACAGGAGAATTATTTAAAATTTTGAATATGAATATGGGCAAAGAAGATGGTCTTCAAAGAGCTTTTCGGAAAAATGGAGACCTATTTGCCAATTACGAAGCTAAAGAGGGCAGAATTTTTGGGCTGAAGAAAGCCGCTTTATGCTATGGGTTAGAAGATGAGAATATTACTACACAGAGTAATTAA